In one Dermatophilaceae bacterium Sec6.4 genomic region, the following are encoded:
- a CDS encoding cold shock domain-containing protein encodes MPSGKVKFFDSDKGFGFVSGDDGQDVFMPSSALPAGTTAVKGGTRVEYSVAEGRRGAQALSVTILDAAPSLAARHRKPADDMGLIVEDLIKLLDKLGNDLRRGRYPDKSHTSKVAAVLRAVADDLEG; translated from the coding sequence GTGCCCAGCGGCAAGGTCAAATTCTTCGATTCCGACAAAGGCTTCGGATTCGTTTCCGGTGACGACGGCCAGGACGTCTTCATGCCCTCCAGCGCCCTGCCCGCGGGTACGACGGCGGTCAAAGGCGGCACGCGTGTCGAGTACAGCGTCGCCGAGGGGCGCCGAGGTGCCCAGGCGCTCAGCGTCACCATCCTCGATGCTGCCCCATCGCTGGCTGCTCGGCATCGCAAGCCGGCCGACGACATGGGCCTGATCGTCGAGGATCTGATCAAGCTGCTCGACAAGCTCGGTAACGACCTGCGACGAGGGCGTTACCCGGACAAGTCGCACACCTCCAAGGTCGCCGCTGTGCTGCGGGCCGTCGCCGACGACCTCGAGGGCTGA
- a CDS encoding HAD family hydrolase, with the protein MGPRPEVTTPPLVVGFDLDMTLVDSRQGIVDCMQQVLSERDRQVDESQLWPLIGTPLEANLALFLPVEQVQAAAQDYRTAYLQRAVQVTTALPGAAPLLDQIHRDGGRVLVVSAKTPAAVHAVLAHVGLRPDVVVGGVFARDKAAPLLEHSAQFYVGDHEGDMYAARSAGAYAVGVTTGPHDARTLRAAGADDVVADLWELGARLVEFQRARAAR; encoded by the coding sequence GTGGGGCCCCGGCCCGAGGTGACGACGCCACCTCTCGTCGTCGGTTTCGACCTCGACATGACCCTGGTCGATTCCCGACAGGGAATTGTGGACTGTATGCAGCAGGTGCTGTCCGAGCGTGACCGGCAGGTCGACGAATCGCAGTTGTGGCCCCTGATCGGCACCCCGTTGGAGGCCAACCTCGCATTGTTCCTACCGGTCGAGCAGGTGCAGGCCGCCGCGCAGGACTACCGCACGGCCTACCTGCAGCGCGCTGTGCAGGTCACGACCGCGCTGCCGGGGGCGGCCCCGCTACTCGATCAGATCCACCGCGACGGGGGACGCGTCCTGGTGGTCAGCGCCAAAACACCGGCGGCTGTTCACGCGGTGCTCGCGCACGTCGGTCTGCGGCCCGACGTGGTGGTGGGCGGCGTCTTCGCGCGCGACAAGGCAGCGCCGCTGCTCGAGCACTCGGCCCAGTTCTACGTCGGCGACCACGAAGGGGACATGTACGCAGCTCGCAGCGCCGGGGCCTACGCCGTGGGCGTGACAACCGGTCCGCACGACGCGCGAACACTTCGTGCTGCGGGAGCCGATGACGTCGTGGCGGATCTGTGGGAGCTCGGGGCCCGACTCGTTGAGTTCCAGAGGGCTCGCGCAGCGCGTTAA
- a CDS encoding DUF2530 domain-containing protein yields MSDQPQRPVVEPLRVDTQHIIIVGLSVWAIALLLTLVVPALHSGERAWWPWAAVSGLALGTLGLMYVRRGRGNASEA; encoded by the coding sequence ATGAGTGACCAGCCGCAGCGACCCGTTGTCGAGCCGCTGCGCGTGGACACCCAGCACATCATCATCGTCGGCCTTTCGGTGTGGGCGATTGCCCTGTTGTTGACTCTCGTCGTGCCCGCCCTGCACAGCGGAGAGCGCGCCTGGTGGCCGTGGGCGGCGGTCTCCGGACTGGCGCTCGGCACACTGGGCCTGATGTACGTACGACGCGGGCGCGGCAACGCGAGCGAGGCGTGA
- the zwf gene encoding glucose-6-phosphate dehydrogenase: MLSDHADKVAHRTATVVLFGATGDLAKRKLLPGLLHLFSSRLLGDLRLVATSLEEMTRDEFIDLAARSIDEFSAHTREDKVWQAFAKRVYYVPGSAGPQGLADTVAEAEAEVTDIEPPQRLHYLSVPPKAALAVTRTLAQAGLAKGSRIVMEKPFGTDLTSAVALNTAVHENFTEDQVFRIDHFLGKEAALNILAFRFANGLFEPIWHRNNIEHIQIDVPEILGLDQRADFYENTGAYRDMVVTHLFQVLAFTAMEPPTALLPEAITEEKNKVFRSMQPINPRDVVRGQYLGYRDIDGVSPESETETFIALKCYIDNWRWAGVPFYLRTGKKLAEGQRIISVAFKEPPKSMFPAGSGVGQNGPDHLTFDLADKARLSLSFYGKRPGPGFRLDKLSMQFAYQDTGWAGSVLEAYERLIFDAIRGDHTLFTTADGIERLWEISEPLLENPPQVRPYAPGSWGPNQIHQLVAPHAWRLPFERKWRSPTA, from the coding sequence ATGCTTTCTGACCACGCTGACAAGGTGGCCCACCGTACGGCGACGGTCGTGCTCTTCGGGGCAACGGGCGACTTGGCAAAACGCAAGCTGCTACCGGGCCTGCTGCACCTGTTCAGCTCCCGGTTGCTGGGTGACCTACGCCTGGTCGCGACCTCTTTGGAGGAGATGACCCGCGATGAGTTCATCGATCTCGCGGCACGCTCTATCGACGAGTTCTCGGCGCACACCCGCGAGGACAAGGTTTGGCAGGCCTTCGCCAAGCGTGTGTACTACGTCCCGGGATCCGCCGGCCCGCAAGGGCTGGCAGACACGGTCGCCGAAGCCGAAGCCGAAGTCACCGACATCGAACCTCCCCAGCGGTTGCACTACCTGAGCGTGCCTCCCAAGGCTGCGCTCGCCGTGACGCGCACCCTGGCTCAGGCGGGACTGGCGAAGGGCAGCAGGATTGTGATGGAAAAGCCCTTCGGGACCGACCTGACCAGTGCGGTGGCCCTGAATACGGCGGTCCACGAGAATTTCACCGAGGACCAGGTCTTTCGCATCGATCACTTCCTGGGTAAGGAGGCGGCGCTCAACATTCTCGCGTTCCGCTTCGCCAACGGACTGTTCGAGCCGATCTGGCACCGCAACAACATCGAGCACATTCAGATCGACGTGCCGGAGATACTCGGTCTGGACCAGCGCGCCGACTTCTACGAGAACACCGGGGCCTACCGGGACATGGTGGTCACCCACCTGTTCCAGGTGCTGGCCTTCACGGCAATGGAGCCCCCCACCGCGCTGTTGCCGGAGGCGATCACCGAGGAGAAGAACAAGGTCTTCCGGTCGATGCAACCGATCAACCCACGAGATGTCGTTCGTGGCCAGTACCTCGGCTACCGCGATATCGACGGCGTGTCGCCGGAGTCGGAGACCGAGACCTTCATTGCGCTGAAGTGCTACATCGACAACTGGCGTTGGGCGGGCGTCCCGTTCTACCTACGCACCGGCAAGAAGCTCGCCGAAGGTCAGCGAATCATCTCAGTGGCCTTCAAAGAGCCACCGAAGTCGATGTTCCCGGCCGGCTCGGGTGTCGGACAGAACGGGCCGGACCACCTGACCTTCGACCTGGCAGACAAGGCCAGGTTGTCGCTGTCGTTCTACGGCAAGCGCCCTGGGCCCGGCTTCCGCCTCGACAAATTGTCGATGCAGTTCGCCTACCAGGACACCGGGTGGGCAGGGTCTGTCCTGGAGGCGTACGAGCGGCTGATCTTCGACGCGATCCGCGGTGACCACACGCTGTTCACCACCGCCGACGGCATCGAGCGACTCTGGGAGATCTCCGAGCCGTTGTTGGAAAACCCGCCGCAGGTACGCCCCTACGCTCCCGGCTCCTGGGGTCCGAACCAGATCCACCAGCTCGTCGCTCCTCATGCATGGCGACTGCCCTTCGAACGCAAATGGCGCAGCCCGACGGCCTGA
- a CDS encoding DUF3027 domain-containing protein translates to MATTTRAAAEGGGEAGVTKARVGRSKVARPKVDKVLTDAVQVARTAAESISSAADVGEHLGAVMLDERLAMHQFACDRKGYAGWHWSISLARAPRAKVATVCETNLLPGDGSILSPDWLPYADRLAPGDIGAGDVTPYVQDDPYLEAGFEATGDEDVDEVGFFELGLGRPRVLSAQGRADAAARWYDGGHGPGADIAQKAPAHCASCGFFVPMAGALRQMFGVCANAWSPSDGTVVSLDHGCGAHSEADLELTSVEPEHAHVLDEFALDVSVRELAE, encoded by the coding sequence ATGGCGACCACGACCCGCGCCGCGGCCGAAGGTGGTGGCGAAGCCGGCGTCACGAAGGCTCGGGTCGGCAGATCCAAGGTCGCCAGGCCCAAGGTGGACAAAGTGCTCACCGATGCTGTCCAGGTGGCCAGGACGGCGGCCGAAAGTATCTCCAGCGCCGCCGATGTGGGCGAGCACCTGGGCGCCGTCATGCTCGACGAACGACTGGCAATGCACCAGTTCGCGTGCGATCGCAAGGGATACGCGGGTTGGCACTGGTCCATCTCTCTCGCGCGCGCGCCCCGTGCCAAGGTGGCGACCGTCTGCGAGACCAACCTGCTTCCAGGTGACGGGTCGATCCTGTCGCCGGACTGGCTGCCCTATGCCGACCGTCTGGCCCCGGGCGATATCGGAGCCGGTGACGTCACGCCGTACGTCCAGGACGACCCGTACCTGGAGGCCGGGTTCGAAGCAACCGGTGACGAGGACGTCGATGAGGTCGGGTTCTTCGAACTAGGCCTCGGGCGGCCGCGTGTGTTGTCTGCTCAGGGTCGCGCTGATGCTGCGGCACGTTGGTATGACGGTGGCCACGGTCCTGGCGCGGATATTGCGCAGAAGGCCCCCGCACACTGCGCGTCATGCGGCTTCTTCGTTCCGATGGCCGGCGCCCTGCGTCAGATGTTCGGCGTGTGCGCCAACGCCTGGTCGCCCAGTGACGGCACGGTGGTTTCGTTGGACCACGGATGCGGTGCGCATAGCGAGGCTGACCTGGAGTTGACGTCCGTGGAGCCTGAGCACGCTCACGTGCTGGACGAATTCGCGCTCGATGTCAGTGTGCGGGAGCTCGCCGAATAG